The Culex pipiens pallens isolate TS chromosome 2, TS_CPP_V2, whole genome shotgun sequence DNA window aaaatattttttcatatttttttttaatttcgtaaaatattttagtctgaaaattttaaattatttgaataattattcgaaaataaaaaacagcTGAGAGAGTGActctacgttttcgcaaatctgctttgggaccatccatataccacgtggacacttttttgggaacccccatagaaaatttcaacattttgtatgGAGTGTGGTTTTTCGTCAAACCTCACCTaacaagcagaaaatttcacacaagcttaattttcttaacattgaaaattgaaccaatagtttccaagatatcgttTGATATTAAGATGGAAAGATTATaaggcaggggtgctcaaagtttttgaatggcgggcaaaatttgaagctcataTGGGCTTGCGGGccaatatgaaaaaatgttaatttgaaaaaaaaaatgaacttgaatattttcaatttctagAACTGAAAAATACATCtatcaggttattttttttaaattgaattgaggtatattttttgtcatttttgtcatttaaacattataaaacaaaaatgacatcTTCCTAACAGTTTTGTCCAACAACAAatacaatgaaaattaaaaaagttataaCTGAAAGTACTTgtatattattgatttttttgttgaaaaaatatttgaaaggaGTGACGAATAAATCGTTCCAAATTACCTTTCAATGATTTTTCGTCCAATGTGCGAAATAAGTTTCAGGATCAGCCTATAAAAGTAGAGAGCCTATCCGGAAAGgcgaattaggttttacgctgacttggttttgaggttagaaatttgacagcctggctgcactgtttacattttttgcacgtgtgtctcagtaagaatgtgtgtgcatctgcgctcgtgacgtcacgctgtaaaacctaataggtgtaaacagtgcagccaagctgtcaaatttctaacctcaaaaccgagtcggcgtaaaacctaattgggtcctaaaatgatgcttagattgctgatattattgcctacagcgataaagcttatttttctgagtacaatgaccctttgtacgaccacaaagagtttaaaatggatttttaaatcaattttgaaaaattaacctcgcggtccttcttgacagaaaagctcctacttgacagctcgttccaaggggaccatagttgatctatcgaaaaaaatgttgtcttgtcaatatttttttttgcattaaaatgaaaaaaagtgatcagaaatggagCGCAAAGAAAAAGGTTGGAAtcatcttaaaatatttttgttcagttgagattttcaaaaaagtgtccacgtggtttatgaatggtcctctatcatccgacatatcaaacttcatgaaattgaaagatatgtcaatctatggTCGTTGTTCTCTGGCCCATTCTGGTCAATTTGGAACCGCTTTTCGGTTAATTTTTTGGaagttcatcgggtacccggcaACTGGTTctaggttacccggaagtggccagtatcactccagagtggttctggcaatcgtgtattgtgtttttagtaagttttatggatcaatttcaattaTCGTAagtaaaaatcgtgaaaaacagtaaaaaaatgaacttttccgatgttccggatttccggaattGTAGGTTCCTGGCCCGATATTAGTATTGGTGGCTGTCGAATGCAACTCGAaacatcctgattggttgaaaattgtcgTAGATACAgttcgtcaaagttggggtctcaaaaaggtctttttttcggttgtagcagatTCCCGGTGGTGATCAAATCCGGGTCGGGTGGACATCCTAAGCCGGATTTGttcaaaaacaggatttttggcgattttcgaAAAGGACCCAAataccttatgtgtgattttttaaaataccaaGGGAAGATTATGATTATGAAGGTTATGATagacaaaacagacaaaaagaaaaataggaagaaaaaagcaaaaaaaaaatattacagtggactctctggctgtcgatcttctcgatatcaataatgctccatctgtcaatacatttttcagtcccttcaaatagattgctttgattttttattctataatttgataacccccgctctcgacggtcccttcaatatcgacaacgagagagtccacggTAAAACATTGGAAAATAGAGAGTTAAATTGAATGAGAGTATGATAGAATGGTTTAAGGTGACAAAAAACAAATAGAATGATAGAAAAAGTGGTCTGCAACTTGAATTACTTTTCTATTATCAAGATATTAATCGTTTTAACTATTGTCTCTCTCTCCTCTAGAACATCCAAGCGGAGGAGATCCTGATCGGCCAGCGCATCGGTTCGGGCTCGTTCGGAACGGTGTACAAGGCCCACTGGCACGGACCGGTCGCCGTCAAGACGCTGAACGTCAAAACGCCGAGCGCGGCCCAGCTGCAGGCGTTCAAGAACGAGGTCGCCATGCTGAAGAAGACACGCCACTGCAACATCCTGCTGTTTATGGGCTGCGTGAGCAAACCTTCGCTCGCGATTGTGACGCAGTGGTGCGAGGGCAGCAGTTTGTACAAGCACATTCACGTGAATGAAACCAAGTTTAAGCTGAACACGTTGATCGACATTGCGAGGCAAGCGGCGCAGGGGATGGACTATTTGCACGCGAAGAACATCATCCATCGGGATCTCAAGTCGAACAACATCTTCTTGCACGATGACTTTTCGGTTAAGATCGGCGATTTCGGTCTGGCGACGGCGAAGGTGCGGTGGTCTGGGTCGCAGCAGTCGAACCAACCGACGGGGAGCATTCTGTGGATGGCGCCGGAGGTGATCCGGATGAAGGAGCAGAACCCGTACTCGTTCCAGAGCGACGTGTACGCGTTCGGCATCGTGCTGTACGAAATGTTGACCGAATCGCTGCCCTACAGCCACATCAACAACAAGGACCAGATCCTGTTTATGGTCGGCTGTGGCAAACTGCGGCCCGATCTGACCAAGGTCCGCTCGGACTGCCCCCAGGCGCTGAAACGTTGCGTCGAGGACTGCATCAAGTACAGCCGCGAGGAGCGGCCGCTCTTCCGCCTGCTGCTGAACATGCTCGAGAACATGCTGCGCACGCTGCCCAAGTTCCACCGGAGCGCGAGCGAGCCCAACTTTACCCAGACGCAGCTCCAGAACGACGACTTCCTGTATCTGTGCTCGAGCCCGAAGACGCCGGTTGCGTTTCACAACTTTCAGTTCAACAACGGCTTCGGTAACATCTAGCGCGCTGCTGCTGCGACCAAGAGGTTGGGCGTCGTCGTTTCGGTGAGATTCTAGTTATTCGAGGGACAAACTCTTTTTAATCGCCACTTGTGTGAGATTCGGGGCGAAGTGCGCGCGTGACCGGGTTGTTGTAAATAGGATGGATAGATGGAGCTTGGAAGTGCGCGCGCGCGTCAGTTTCGCAGCGCAAGTCATGTTACTATGTCAAGTTAGGTAAATGATATCTTTATTGTGGGGGGACGCAGGTGGAAAATTCATCATCACTTGAACTGCTTTGTATTTTCTCGTTTAGTTTCTATGCTGTCCGTGTGTACATATGTAATTTtcgtttttagttaattttgttTTGGCACACGATTATTTTGTGATTCCAgcatagcaaaaaaaataacaaacctgTCGACGATTTCATTAGTATTAGGTTTGAACAGCTGAGGTCCGTTTGCAGCTTTTTGCGTTGTTTTAGTTTGTTTAGGAAGAGAGCCAGAGATTGTGTCA harbors:
- the LOC120428354 gene encoding raf homolog serine/threonine-protein kinase Raf isoform X3; the encoded protein is MCGTLSRSSKMLLRAHLPNQQRTSVHLIPGMRLKDALAKALKRRNLTADICEVTSSNSDYPIPWDTDVCDLHCEEVIVRILDIGFPTYISHQFIRKTFFSLAFCECCRRLLFTGFYCNQCNYRFHQRCVDKVPLVCSKRHMDNTFYHHLLANPESTVGIINPGTGGYSTSLRHPRSLNPQDRSNSAPNVCINNVNMKPLFGLDAGRPLLNRGPLQAQSNQEHSHSTQASPTNTLKHSKRPRARSADESNKNLLSPRDPKQSEENWNIQAEEILIGQRIGSGSFGTVYKAHWHGPVAVKTLNVKTPSAAQLQAFKNEVAMLKKTRHCNILLFMGCVSKPSLAIVTQWCEGSSLYKHIHVNETKFKLNTLIDIARQAAQGMDYLHAKNIIHRDLKSNNIFLHDDFSVKIGDFGLATAKVRWSGSQQSNQPTGSILWMAPEVIRMKEQNPYSFQSDVYAFGIVLYEMLTESLPYSHINNKDQILFMVGCGKLRPDLTKVRSDCPQALKRCVEDCIKYSREERPLFRLLLNMLENMLRTLPKFHRSASEPNFTQTQLQNDDFLYLCSSPKTPVAFHNFQFNNGFGNI